Proteins from a genomic interval of Capsicum annuum cultivar UCD-10X-F1 chromosome 4, UCD10Xv1.1, whole genome shotgun sequence:
- the LOC107869015 gene encoding uncharacterized protein LOC107869015, whose product MIKDVIEEDIKHDESYLVESEKLDKVIDNTPSNHQLGDELEKSKRKETEVVITMLPKPPPPFPYQLRKKVDDIKFGKFMAILKQLKINLPLVEAFEQMPGYAKFMKNLVTKKQIVSYKMVDNLYHCGAISTRSLVQKKVDPGAFTILCTIGPLDFTKALYDSGANINLMPLVVYKKLGLGDPTPTNIRLVMADRSVK is encoded by the coding sequence ATGATTAAAGATGTGATTGAAGAGGATATTAAGCATGATGAAAGTTATCTAGTAGAGTCTGAGAAACTGGACAAGGTGATTGATAATACACCATCCAACCATCAGCTAggtgatgagttggagaagagcAAGAGAAAAGAGACTGAAGTGGTGATTACTATGCTCCCAAaaccacctcctccatttccctaTCAGTTGAGAAAAAAGGTAGATGACATAAAGTTTGGCAAGTTTATGGCCATTCTTAAGCAGTTGAAAATAAATTTACCATTGGTGGAGGCATTTGAGCAAATGCCTgggtatgcaaagttcatgaaaaacCTTGTTACGAAGAAGCAGATAGTTAGTTATAAAATGGTGGACAATCTctatcattgtggtgctatttctacaaggtcgTTGGTGCAGAAGAAAGTAGACccaggagcatttactatcctgtgcactattgggcctcttgattTCACAAAAGCTCTATATGATTCGGGAGCCAATATAAACTTGATGCCACTTGTTGTGTATAAAaaactgggtttgggggatcctactcccacaAACATAAGATTAGTTATGGCAGACAGGTCTGTGAAGTAG